The following proteins come from a genomic window of Manduca sexta isolate Smith_Timp_Sample1 chromosome 2, JHU_Msex_v1.0, whole genome shotgun sequence:
- the LOC119188962 gene encoding uncharacterized oxidoreductase SSP0419-like — translation MDQIDFTDKVAIVTGASSGIGTETAVILASYGAQLTLVGRDETRLVKTAQRCVAQNRLVPLWLVLDLTHPGSCETVINKTVEMFGKIDVLINCAGKILLSSLHDNSMEAFDEIMNINFRVPYYLSQLALPHLIKTKGNIINIGSSMSKRFKPGFLSYIISKSALETLTKHAAPELVSEGVRINTISPGTTRTNILANFNSQNMYQQLTYEDISQDIPSGQILEPKEVAMLICLTASSVFSSVNGSELLLDGGECMA, via the coding sequence ATGGACCAAATAGACTTCACAGACAAAGTGGCTATAGTGACTGGAGCCAGTTCCGGAATAGGAACGGAGACAGCCGTTATCCTAGCATCGTATGGAGCTCAACTGACTTTAGTGGGACGAGATGAGACCAGACTGGTAAAGACTGCACAGAGATGCGTCGCACAAAACCGATTGGTGCCACTATGGTTGGTGTTAGACCTCACCCACCCTGGAAGCTGCGAGACAGTGATCAATAAGACAGTAGAAATGTTCGGAAAGATTGATGTCCTTATAAACTGTGCAGGGAAGATTCTCCTGTCATCCCTTCACGATAATTCAATGGAGGCATTCGATGAAATCATGAACATAAACTTCCGAGTACCGTACTATTTATCCCAATTGGCATTACCACATCTGATTAAGACGAAAGGGAACATAATAAACATAGGTTCTTCGATGTCCAAGCGATTCAAACCTGGATTCCTTTCGTATATCATTTCGAAGTCGGCTTTGGAGACGTTGACCAAGCACGCGGCGCCAGAATTGGTATCAGAAGGGGTCAGGATCAACACGATAAGCCCAGGAACTACCAGAACGAACATCCTAGCCAATTTCAACTCTCAAAATATGTACCAACAATTGACGTACGAAGATATATCTCAGGATATACCCAGTGGTCAAATTCTGGAACCGAAAGAGGTCgctatgttaatttgtttgaCGGCGAGCAGTGTTTTTTCCAGTGTTAATGGTTCAGAATTATTGTTAGACGGTGGTGAATGTATGGCGTAG
- the LOC119188960 gene encoding uncharacterized oxidoreductase SSP0419-like: MDQIDFTDKVAIVTGASSGIGAETAVILASYGAQLTLVGRDETRLVKTAQRCVAQNRLVPLWLVLDLTHPGSCETVINKTVEMFGKIDVLINCAGKILLSSLHDNSMEAFDEIMNINFRVPYYLSQLALPHLIKTKGNIINIGSSMSKRFKPGFLSYIISKSALETLTKHAAPELVSEGVRINTISPGTTRTNILANFNSQNMYQQLTYEDISQDIPSGQILEPKEVAMLICLTASSVFSSVNGSELLLDGGECMA, encoded by the coding sequence ATGGACCAAATAGACTTCACAGACAAAGTGGCTATAGTGACTGGAGCCAGTTCCGGAATAGGAGCGGAGACAGCCGTTATCCTAGCATCGTATGGAGCTCAACTGACTTTAGTGGGACGAGATGAGACCAGACTGGTAAAGACTGCACAGAGATGCGTCGCACAAAACCGATTGGTGCCACTATGGTTGGTGTTAGACCTCACCCACCCTGGAAGCTGCGAGACAGTGATCAATAAGACAGTAGAAATGTTCGGAAAGATTGATGTCCTTATAAACTGTGCAGGGAAGATTCTCCTGTCATCCCTTCACGATAATTCAATGGAGGCATTCGATGAAATCATGAACATAAACTTCCGAGTACCGTACTATTTATCCCAATTGGCATTACCACATCTGATTAAGACGAAAGGGAACATAATAAACATAGGTTCTTCGATGTCCAAGCGATTCAAACCTGGATTCCTTTCGTACATCATTTCGAAGTCGGCTTTGGAGACGTTGACCAAGCACGCGGCGCCAGAATTGGTATCAGAAGGGGTCAGGATCAACACGATAAGTCCAGGAACTACCAGAACGAACATCCTAGCCAATTTCAACTCTCAAAATATGTACCAACAATTGACGTACGAAGATATATCTCAGGATATACCCAGTGGTCAAATTCTGGAACCGAAAGAGGTCgctatgttaatttgtttgaCGGCGAGCAGTGTTTTTTCCAGTGTTAATGGTTCAGAATTATTGTTAGACGGTGGTGAATGTATGGCGTAG